The following are encoded in a window of Sulfitobacter sp. S190 genomic DNA:
- a CDS encoding MurR/RpiR family transcriptional regulator, with amino-acid sequence MDETQTISDRIHEKMDQMTRAERQLALSILENYPASGLGPLAALAKSAQVSVPTVARMVQKLGYRGYPDFQADLRDELGAIAKGPIAKHETWAGGAPSEHILNRFTDAVIDNIRNTLAHIDPAAFDAACALVADRKRHLYIVGGRVTHTLAEYLFLHMQVIRPNLTHVQSTSNTWPHYLLNAQDGDVFVIFDVRRYENNTLKLAEMAAARGARIVLFTDQWRSPVHRLADITLTSRIIVPSAWDSAATTMLLTESMISAVQTLSWDSTRDRMQELEEIFDKTKLFRKFR; translated from the coding sequence GTGGATGAAACCCAGACCATCTCTGATCGTATCCACGAAAAGATGGACCAGATGACGCGCGCTGAGCGGCAATTGGCGCTGTCGATCCTCGAGAACTACCCCGCATCAGGGTTGGGGCCGCTGGCCGCCTTGGCCAAAAGCGCGCAGGTGTCGGTGCCGACCGTCGCGCGCATGGTGCAAAAGCTGGGATATCGCGGATACCCAGACTTTCAGGCCGATCTGCGCGATGAACTGGGCGCGATAGCCAAAGGCCCGATTGCCAAGCACGAGACTTGGGCCGGAGGAGCGCCGTCCGAGCACATCCTGAACCGCTTTACCGACGCGGTGATCGACAACATCCGCAACACGCTCGCGCATATCGATCCTGCCGCCTTTGATGCGGCCTGTGCGCTGGTCGCGGACCGCAAGAGGCACCTTTATATCGTGGGCGGTCGAGTAACGCACACGCTCGCCGAATATCTGTTTTTGCATATGCAGGTCATCCGGCCGAACCTCACCCATGTGCAATCCACATCGAATACATGGCCACACTATCTGCTGAATGCGCAGGACGGTGATGTGTTCGTCATCTTCGATGTGCGTCGGTACGAGAACAACACGCTCAAGCTTGCGGAAATGGCCGCGGCGCGCGGTGCGCGGATCGTGCTGTTCACCGATCAGTGGCGCTCGCCCGTGCACCGGTTGGCCGACATCACCCTGACCAGCCGGATCATCGTGCCGTCTGCGTGGGATTCTGCGGCCACGACCATGTTGCTGACCGAAAGCATGATTTCCGCCGTCCAGACGCTCAGCTGGGACAGTACACGCGACCGTATGCAGGAACTCGAAGAAATATTCGACAAGACCAAGCTGTTCCGCAAATTCCGGTGA
- a CDS encoding iron-containing alcohol dehydrogenase, with protein sequence MSPTANWSYPTAVRFGAGRISEIADACAAAGIRRPLLITDRGLAEMEITTRTLDLLEAGGLGRAIFSDVDPNPNEQNAEAGVRAFREGGHDGVVAFGGGSGLDLGKLVAFWAGQTRPLWDFEDIGDWWTRADADAIAPIVAVPTTAGTGSEVGRASVITNSQTAEKKIIFHPKFLPSVVICDPELTVGMPKFITAGTGLDAFAHCVEAFCSPHYHPMSQGMALEGMRLVKEYLPRAYADGSDIEARAHMMSAAAMGATAFQKGLGAIHALSHPIGAIYHTHHGTTNAVCMPAVLQFNKPAITGVIDAAARYLDIPGGFDGFCAYVDGLNESLGIPKTLTGLGIDDLDVARVVEGALADPSTGGNPVEMTRENTTALLERIA encoded by the coding sequence ATGTCGCCAACTGCCAACTGGTCCTATCCCACTGCCGTCCGTTTCGGAGCGGGCCGCATTTCGGAAATCGCGGACGCCTGTGCCGCTGCGGGGATCAGACGCCCATTGCTCATCACCGATCGCGGTCTGGCCGAGATGGAGATCACCACGCGAACACTCGACCTCTTGGAAGCAGGGGGGCTGGGGCGTGCGATTTTTTCGGACGTCGATCCGAACCCCAATGAACAGAATGCCGAAGCGGGTGTGCGCGCCTTCAGGGAGGGCGGTCATGACGGGGTCGTGGCCTTTGGCGGCGGCTCCGGGCTCGATCTGGGCAAGCTGGTCGCATTCTGGGCTGGCCAGACACGCCCCTTGTGGGACTTCGAGGATATTGGCGATTGGTGGACCCGCGCCGACGCCGACGCCATCGCACCTATCGTCGCGGTCCCGACCACCGCGGGCACCGGATCAGAGGTGGGGCGCGCATCGGTCATCACGAATTCGCAAACGGCCGAGAAAAAAATCATCTTCCATCCCAAATTTCTGCCGTCTGTCGTCATTTGCGATCCTGAACTGACGGTCGGGATGCCGAAGTTCATTACCGCTGGCACGGGGCTGGACGCTTTTGCGCATTGTGTCGAGGCGTTCTGCTCGCCGCATTATCACCCGATGTCGCAGGGTATGGCGCTCGAAGGCATGCGTTTGGTGAAAGAATACCTGCCGCGGGCCTACGCAGACGGAAGTGACATCGAGGCGCGCGCGCACATGATGTCCGCCGCCGCGATGGGGGCAACCGCATTCCAGAAGGGATTGGGCGCAATTCATGCGCTGTCGCACCCGATCGGTGCGATCTACCACACGCACCACGGCACCACGAACGCCGTTTGCATGCCCGCCGTTTTGCAATTCAACAAGCCCGCGATCACCGGTGTCATCGACGCGGCGGCGCGGTATCTGGATATTCCGGGCGGGTTTGACGGGTTCTGCGCCTATGTCGACGGGCTCAATGAAAGCCTTGGCATCCCGAAGACCCTGACGGGGCTGGGTATCGACGATCTTGACGTGGCGCGCGTGGTCGAGGGCGCGCTGGCGGATCCCAGCACCGGCGGCAACCCGGTCGAGATGACCCGCGAGAACACCACCGCGCTGCTCGAGCGTATCGCCTGA
- a CDS encoding aldehyde dehydrogenase family protein: MIRCISPIDGSVYATRETLSAQAASDAVERAREAQAEWAALPLDDRISRVMAGVAAVGAMNDDIVPELAHQMGRPVRYGGEFGGFNERAAYMADIARDALAEIEIEDSDSFRRLIKRVPHGVVLVVAPWNYPYMTAINTVAPALIAGNAVVLKHASQTPLVGERMANAFHGAGVPRDVFQNVFLDHETTSGLIAAKAFGFVNFTGSVGGGKAIERAAAGTFTGVGLELGGKDPGYVCDDADLDAAAETLIDGAMFNSGQCCCGIERIYVAEPHFDAFVERAVAIVRSYKLGNPLDTNTTLGPMAHARFAQEVRAQISEAVADGATAHIDTFAEDDGGAYLSPQILTNVTHDMRVMRDESFGPVVGIMPVKDDAEALRLMNDSHFGLTASVWTADTERAEAIGDGIETGTVFMNRADYLDPALCWTGCKDTGRGGGLSVIGYHNLTRPKSYHLKKA, encoded by the coding sequence ATGATCCGCTGCATTTCCCCGATCGACGGATCGGTTTACGCCACCCGTGAAACGCTGTCTGCGCAAGCGGCTTCCGATGCGGTCGAACGGGCGCGAGAGGCGCAGGCCGAATGGGCAGCCCTGCCGCTCGACGACCGGATCAGCCGCGTGATGGCCGGTGTTGCGGCCGTGGGTGCCATGAACGACGACATCGTACCGGAACTGGCCCACCAGATGGGGCGGCCCGTCCGCTACGGCGGCGAATTCGGCGGCTTCAACGAACGCGCGGCCTATATGGCCGACATTGCCCGTGACGCCCTGGCCGAGATCGAGATAGAGGACAGCGACAGCTTTCGGCGTCTGATCAAACGTGTCCCGCATGGTGTCGTACTTGTGGTCGCCCCGTGGAACTATCCCTACATGACCGCAATCAACACCGTCGCGCCCGCGCTGATCGCGGGCAATGCCGTGGTGCTGAAACATGCCAGCCAGACCCCGCTCGTGGGCGAGCGGATGGCAAACGCCTTCCATGGGGCAGGGGTGCCGCGTGATGTGTTCCAGAACGTGTTCCTCGACCATGAGACCACCTCCGGGCTGATTGCGGCAAAGGCGTTCGGATTTGTGAACTTCACCGGATCGGTGGGCGGCGGCAAGGCCATCGAGCGCGCGGCCGCGGGGACATTCACCGGCGTCGGTCTCGAACTGGGCGGCAAGGACCCCGGCTATGTCTGCGACGATGCCGATCTGGATGCAGCGGCCGAAACCCTGATTGACGGTGCGATGTTCAATTCGGGGCAGTGCTGTTGCGGGATCGAGCGGATTTACGTGGCCGAGCCGCATTTCGACGCATTCGTCGAGCGTGCGGTCGCCATCGTGCGCAGCTACAAGCTGGGCAATCCGTTGGACACCAACACCACGCTGGGCCCCATGGCCCACGCACGCTTCGCCCAAGAGGTCCGCGCCCAGATCAGCGAAGCCGTGGCAGACGGGGCGACCGCGCATATCGATACCTTCGCCGAAGACGATGGCGGCGCCTACCTCAGTCCGCAAATCCTCACGAATGTGACCCACGACATGCGGGTGATGCGCGATGAAAGCTTTGGCCCTGTGGTCGGCATCATGCCGGTCAAGGACGATGCCGAAGCCCTGCGGCTGATGAACGACAGCCATTTCGGTCTGACAGCGTCGGTCTGGACCGCCGACACGGAGCGCGCCGAGGCCATCGGGGACGGCATCGAAACCGGAACCGTCTTCATGAACCGCGCCGATTATCTTGACCCCGCCCTATGCTGGACCGGATGCAAGGACACGGGACGCGGGGGCGGGCTGTCGGTGATCGGCTATCACAATCTGACCCGTCCAAAATCATACCACCTGAAGAAAGCCTGA
- a CDS encoding TRAP transporter small permease subunit: MQKLMRRYIGIVDALNYRIGRIVMYGIFVMMAILLWSSVSKTFFSPSLWTLEVAQFAMVAYYMLGGPYSIQMGSNVRMDLLYGEWSDHRKAQIDAMTILFLIVYLVFLLWGGWESLMYSFSYGGERSSSVWRPYLWPIKSIMVLGIFLMLLQAISEFFKDILRLQGHDMGEKI; this comes from the coding sequence ATGCAAAAGCTGATGCGCCGCTATATCGGTATCGTGGACGCCTTGAATTACCGCATCGGGCGGATCGTGATGTATGGCATATTCGTGATGATGGCGATCCTGCTGTGGTCGTCGGTGTCCAAGACGTTCTTCTCGCCCTCCCTGTGGACGCTTGAGGTCGCGCAGTTCGCGATGGTGGCCTATTACATGCTGGGAGGGCCGTATTCGATCCAGATGGGTTCGAACGTCCGGATGGATCTGCTCTACGGAGAGTGGTCGGACCACCGCAAGGCGCAGATTGATGCGATGACCATCCTTTTCCTGATCGTCTATCTCGTGTTCCTTCTGTGGGGCGGCTGGGAAAGCCTGATGTATTCGTTCAGCTATGGCGGAGAGCGCAGTTCATCCGTCTGGCGCCCGTATCTGTGGCCCATCAAATCGATCATGGTGCTGGGTATTTTCCTTATGCTGCTGCAGGCGATATCGGAATTTTTCAAGGATATCTTGCGGTTGCAAGGACACGACATGGGAGAGAAAATCTGA
- a CDS encoding glutamine synthetase family protein, which yields MPGMLSFDDLKQAVADGSIDTVLACFPDMQGRLMGKRFHAVNFVETSFRETHCCNYLLATDLEMATPEGYAASSWEKGYGDYVMAPDLSTIRRLPWLEGTAMVMCDILDHHSHEPIPHAPRQMLKSQIARLRDLGFDAMMATELEFFLFEQSFDDIRKGGFRDLTPISGYNEDYAILQTTKEEGVMRPIRNHLFAAGLPIENTKGEAETGQEELNIRYAEALACADHHTIAKNAVKEIAWQHGRAASFLPKWHHDKVGSSSHVHQSLWKDGTPSFYDADAELGMSDLMRHYMAGVIAYAPDYTFFLAPYINSYKRFAKGTFAPTKTVWSVDNRTAGFRLCGDGTKGIRVECRIGGSDLNPYLAQAAMLAAGIKGIEDKMALAPPTRGDVYEDAKAQDIPQSLRAATQSLRDSAMLRDAFGDGVVDHYTRCAEWEQEEFDRVVTDWEIARGFERA from the coding sequence ATGCCAGGCATGCTTTCATTCGACGATCTGAAACAGGCGGTTGCGGACGGTAGTATCGATACGGTGCTGGCCTGTTTTCCGGACATGCAGGGGCGGTTGATGGGCAAGCGGTTTCACGCGGTCAACTTTGTGGAAACCAGCTTTCGTGAAACGCATTGCTGCAACTATCTGCTTGCGACCGATCTGGAGATGGCAACGCCCGAGGGCTATGCCGCGTCAAGCTGGGAGAAGGGCTACGGCGACTATGTCATGGCGCCCGATCTTTCCACCATCCGCCGCCTGCCGTGGCTTGAAGGGACAGCGATGGTGATGTGCGATATCCTCGACCATCACAGCCATGAACCGATCCCGCACGCGCCCCGCCAGATGCTCAAGTCGCAAATCGCGCGGCTCAGGGATCTGGGCTTTGACGCGATGATGGCGACGGAGCTGGAGTTTTTCCTGTTCGAGCAATCCTTCGATGACATCCGCAAGGGCGGGTTTCGCGATCTGACACCGATCAGCGGGTACAACGAGGATTATGCCATTCTGCAGACCACCAAGGAAGAAGGCGTCATGCGCCCGATCCGCAACCATCTGTTTGCCGCGGGTCTGCCCATAGAGAATACCAAGGGCGAGGCCGAAACCGGTCAGGAAGAGCTCAATATCCGCTACGCCGAGGCGTTGGCCTGCGCCGATCACCATACGATCGCCAAGAACGCAGTAAAGGAGATCGCATGGCAGCACGGGCGCGCGGCGAGCTTCCTGCCCAAGTGGCACCACGACAAGGTCGGCTCGTCCAGCCATGTGCATCAATCGCTCTGGAAAGACGGGACGCCCTCTTTTTATGACGCCGATGCCGAGTTGGGCATGTCGGATCTGATGCGCCACTACATGGCAGGGGTGATCGCCTACGCGCCCGATTATACATTTTTTCTCGCTCCCTACATCAACAGCTACAAGCGTTTCGCCAAGGGTACCTTTGCCCCGACCAAGACCGTCTGGTCCGTGGACAACCGCACGGCGGGGTTCCGGCTGTGTGGCGACGGGACCAAGGGCATCCGCGTGGAATGCCGCATCGGAGGGTCCGATCTGAACCCCTATCTGGCGCAGGCGGCGATGCTGGCCGCCGGCATCAAGGGGATCGAGGACAAGATGGCTCTTGCGCCTCCCACACGCGGTGATGTCTACGAAGATGCGAAAGCGCAGGACATTCCGCAATCGCTGCGTGCAGCCACGCAAAGCCTGCGCGATTCCGCGATGCTGCGCGACGCATTCGGTGATGGCGTCGTAGACCATTACACACGCTGCGCCGAATGGGAGCAGGAAGAATTTGACCGCGTCGTGACCGATTGGGAAATCGCGCGGGGCTTTGAAAGGGCTTGA
- a CDS encoding N-formylglutamate amidohydrolase, with amino-acid sequence MNHTVDTNLVEVVNADAASPVVLVCEHASHRIPDEFNGLGLSATARESHIAWDPGAMAVARGMSHMLDATLVAARTSRLVYDCNRPPHAPDAMPARSEVFDIPGNRAMTDAERQSRVATYYTPFHDALAACLAARRDPVMVTIHSFTPVYHGKHRAVEVGVLHDSDARLADRMLALAPGTVTHKVARNEPYGPQDGVTHTLRTHALPHGHRNVMIEVRNDLLLDAAAQGKMAQTLSGWIKAALVDEGTVACKS; translated from the coding sequence ATGAATCATACGGTCGACACAAATCTGGTAGAAGTTGTGAATGCCGATGCGGCGTCACCGGTTGTGTTGGTGTGCGAGCATGCCAGTCACCGTATCCCCGATGAATTTAACGGGCTGGGCTTGTCCGCGACGGCCCGCGAAAGCCATATTGCGTGGGATCCCGGTGCGATGGCAGTGGCGCGTGGGATGTCGCATATGCTGGATGCCACGCTGGTGGCGGCGCGCACGTCGCGGCTGGTGTATGATTGCAACCGGCCCCCTCATGCGCCCGATGCGATGCCCGCCCGCAGCGAGGTGTTCGACATTCCGGGCAACCGCGCGATGACGGATGCCGAGCGCCAGTCGCGGGTCGCGACCTATTACACGCCGTTCCACGATGCGCTCGCCGCCTGTCTTGCCGCGCGGCGCGATCCTGTCATGGTGACGATCCATAGCTTCACGCCGGTTTATCATGGCAAACACCGGGCGGTGGAAGTAGGCGTGCTGCACGACAGCGACGCGCGGCTTGCGGACCGCATGCTGGCGTTGGCGCCGGGCACGGTGACGCACAAGGTCGCGCGCAACGAACCCTACGGCCCGCAAGACGGTGTAACCCATACCTTGCGCACCCACGCGTTGCCGCATGGCCACCGCAACGTGATGATCGAAGTGCGCAATGACCTGCTCTTGGATGCTGCTGCGCAGGGCAAGATGGCGCAGACGCTGTCCGGCTGGATAAAGGCGGCCCTCGTCGACGAAGGGACTGTTGCATGCAAAAGCTGA
- a CDS encoding TRAP transporter substrate-binding protein has translation MTTRRKSLTTAGVGGAAALASPAIVQAQTAIKWRFQTYAGSALGEHVTKPVIDYINANANGELEVELFYADQIVPTGELFQALQRGTIDGVHSDDDSMASPTPLRQFGGYFPFATKHILDVPVLFNQYGLREIWDEEYAKVGVKWLSAAGQDPCNFNTKKEITSVADLDGLKLYTFPTAGRFLSKFGVVPVNIPYEDAEVAVQTGELDGMAWSGITEDYTVGWADVTDYFLTNNISGAWIGSWFVNEERWAELPDHLKSVVMAATEAGHTYRNQWYWGGEAALRANGDKLQLRSVPAGEWAEVEAAAKEFWEEVAQEGEVHQKIVNIFKEYNSVINQAGAPYNFE, from the coding sequence ATGACCACCAGACGTAAGTCTTTGACCACAGCGGGTGTTGGCGGTGCGGCCGCGCTTGCCAGCCCCGCAATCGTGCAGGCGCAAACCGCGATCAAATGGCGGTTCCAGACCTACGCCGGCAGCGCGCTGGGCGAGCATGTGACCAAGCCTGTGATCGACTACATCAACGCCAATGCCAACGGCGAGCTCGAGGTCGAGCTGTTCTATGCCGATCAGATCGTACCGACGGGCGAACTGTTCCAGGCGCTTCAGCGCGGCACCATCGACGGGGTCCATTCCGACGACGATTCAATGGCGTCGCCCACACCGCTGCGCCAGTTCGGCGGCTACTTCCCCTTTGCGACCAAACATATTCTCGATGTGCCGGTGCTGTTCAACCAATACGGTTTGCGCGAAATCTGGGATGAGGAATACGCCAAGGTCGGTGTCAAATGGCTGTCCGCGGCGGGGCAGGACCCGTGTAACTTCAACACCAAGAAGGAAATCACCTCCGTTGCCGATCTGGATGGGCTCAAGCTCTACACCTTCCCGACGGCGGGCCGCTTCTTGTCAAAGTTCGGCGTGGTACCGGTGAACATCCCCTACGAGGACGCCGAAGTCGCCGTACAGACAGGCGAGCTCGACGGTATGGCGTGGTCCGGCATCACCGAGGACTATACCGTGGGCTGGGCGGACGTGACCGATTACTTCCTGACCAACAATATCTCGGGTGCATGGATCGGGTCGTGGTTCGTCAACGAAGAACGCTGGGCCGAATTGCCCGACCACCTCAAATCGGTGGTGATGGCGGCGACCGAAGCGGGCCACACCTACCGCAACCAATGGTACTGGGGCGGCGAAGCGGCCCTGCGTGCCAACGGCGACAAGCTGCAATTGCGCTCTGTGCCCGCGGGCGAATGGGCCGAAGTCGAAGCGGCGGCCAAGGAATTCTGGGAAGAAGTCGCGCAAGAAGGCGAGGTACATCAGAAGATCGTCAACATCTTCAAGGAGTACAACAGCGTCATCAATCAGGCGGGTGCCCCGTACAACTTCGAGTAA
- a CDS encoding TRAP transporter large permease subunit, producing the protein MSYEVIAILMFSSMMLMLLTGQRVFGAIGFVAVVAAFFLWGDRGGYDLGFAAAIKLMKWYPLLTLPMFIFMGYILSESRIADDLYKMFHVWMGGLSGGLAVGTIGLMVLISAMNGLSVAGMAIGATIALPELLKRGYDKRMVTGVIQAGSSLGILVPPSVVLVLYAMIARQPVGQLWLAGVVPGLLMAAMFVIYIVVRCRLNPALGPILPPEERAMPRTEKIRLLGAGLLPLFIFFAMMVPFVNGWTSLVESSAIGAIAAFAAAVLKGRMTAKVFETSVRKTLGISCMFMWIILAALAFGAVFDGLGAVKAIESLFTEKLGLSPWVILILMQLSFILMGTFLDDTAMLVIVAPLYVPLVGELGFNLIWYGVLYTITTQIAYMTPPFGYNLFLMRAMAPPEITLRDIYGSILPFVLVMVVALGTIMAFPEIALWLPGYVYGN; encoded by the coding sequence ATGTCGTATGAGGTCATCGCCATCCTGATGTTTTCCTCGATGATGCTGATGCTGCTGACCGGTCAGCGGGTTTTCGGGGCCATCGGTTTTGTCGCTGTCGTTGCGGCGTTTTTCCTCTGGGGGGACCGCGGCGGGTATGATCTGGGCTTTGCGGCGGCGATCAAGCTGATGAAATGGTATCCGCTGCTGACACTGCCGATGTTCATCTTCATGGGCTACATCCTGTCCGAAAGCCGCATCGCCGACGATCTCTACAAGATGTTTCATGTCTGGATGGGGGGGCTGTCGGGTGGCCTCGCGGTCGGGACGATCGGGTTGATGGTGCTCATTTCCGCGATGAACGGGTTGTCTGTCGCAGGGATGGCCATCGGGGCTACGATCGCACTGCCTGAACTGCTCAAGCGTGGCTATGACAAACGTATGGTGACGGGGGTGATACAGGCCGGATCATCGCTGGGCATTCTGGTGCCGCCCTCTGTGGTGCTGGTCCTATATGCGATGATCGCGCGGCAACCCGTGGGTCAGCTGTGGCTGGCGGGCGTGGTGCCCGGGCTGCTGATGGCAGCGATGTTCGTGATCTATATCGTGGTGCGGTGCCGGCTGAACCCTGCGCTGGGCCCGATCCTGCCACCCGAGGAACGGGCAATGCCACGCACTGAAAAGATCAGGCTGCTGGGCGCGGGGCTGCTGCCGCTCTTCATCTTCTTCGCCATGATGGTGCCCTTCGTGAATGGCTGGACTTCACTGGTCGAAAGCTCGGCCATCGGCGCGATTGCGGCCTTTGCCGCCGCGGTGCTGAAGGGCCGCATGACCGCCAAGGTCTTCGAGACGAGCGTGCGCAAGACGCTGGGCATCTCGTGCATGTTCATGTGGATCATCCTCGCAGCCCTTGCCTTCGGGGCCGTTTTCGATGGGTTGGGCGCGGTCAAGGCGATCGAGAGCCTGTTTACCGAAAAGCTGGGCCTCAGCCCTTGGGTGATCCTGATCCTGATGCAGCTGAGCTTTATCCTGATGGGCACATTTCTTGACGATACCGCGATGCTGGTGATTGTTGCCCCGCTTTATGTGCCGCTGGTGGGGGAGTTGGGCTTCAACCTGATCTGGTACGGTGTGCTGTATACCATCACCACACAAATCGCCTATATGACGCCGCCATTCGGGTACAACCTGTTCCTGATGCGCGCGATGGCGCCGCCGGAAATCACGCTGCGTGACATCTACGGATCCATCCTGCCTTTCGTGCTGGTGATGGTCGTGGCGCTGGGGACAATCATGGCGTTTCCCGAAATCGCCCTGTGGCTGCCGGGCTATGTCTATGGAAATTAA
- a CDS encoding ABC transporter substrate-binding protein: protein MKKTFALSMISVLLASTAPVTAETLRWARSGDALTLDPHAQNEGPTHTVRHQMYEPLIIRDVTGAFEPALATDWAPKADDPNVWVFNLREGVKFHDGADFTAEDVVFSFERAKQENSDMKELIGSITEVRAVDDYTIEMVTDGPNPILPSNLTNLFIMDKDWSEANNTVNVQDFEGGEITFATTNANGTGPYVLQSREPDVKTVMTLNENYWGKDQFPLEVTEIVYTPIQNAATRVAALLSGEIDFLQDMPVQDLDRVNGADGLGVKQAPQNRVIFFGMNQGADDIEADNVDGKNPLADVRVRKAMSMAINRDAIRQVVMRGQSQPAGMIAPPFVNGWTEAMDAESSTDVEGAKALLAEAGYADGFSIRLDCPNDRYVNDEAICQAAVGMLGQIGVTVNLDAKPKAQHFPLITDGQTDFYMLGWGVPTYDSEYIFNFLVHGRESDIGTWNGTGFDNDDLDAKIKSLASNTDLEARNADIADIWRVVQDEALYIPIHHQVLNWGMSDKVGIDVDPEDQPKVKYFTMN from the coding sequence ATGAAAAAGACATTCGCTCTTTCAATGATATCCGTTTTGCTGGCCAGCACGGCGCCGGTCACGGCCGAAACACTGCGCTGGGCGCGCTCCGGCGACGCGCTGACGCTTGATCCGCACGCCCAGAACGAAGGGCCGACACATACCGTGCGCCACCAGATGTACGAGCCGCTGATCATTCGCGACGTGACCGGCGCGTTCGAGCCCGCGCTGGCGACAGACTGGGCGCCCAAGGCCGACGATCCTAACGTCTGGGTCTTCAATCTGCGCGAAGGTGTGAAATTCCACGATGGTGCCGATTTCACCGCCGAGGACGTGGTGTTCAGCTTTGAACGCGCCAAGCAGGAAAACTCGGATATGAAAGAGCTTATCGGCTCTATCACCGAAGTGCGCGCAGTTGACGATTACACCATCGAAATGGTCACGGACGGGCCGAACCCGATCCTGCCCAGCAACCTGACCAACCTCTTCATCATGGACAAGGACTGGTCCGAGGCAAACAACACTGTCAACGTGCAGGACTTCGAAGGCGGGGAAATCACCTTCGCCACCACGAACGCCAATGGCACCGGTCCTTACGTGCTGCAAAGCCGCGAGCCCGATGTCAAAACGGTCATGACGTTGAACGAGAACTACTGGGGCAAGGATCAATTCCCGCTCGAAGTGACCGAGATCGTCTATACCCCGATCCAGAACGCCGCGACCCGCGTTGCCGCGCTTTTGTCTGGTGAAATCGACTTTCTGCAGGACATGCCGGTACAGGATCTGGATCGCGTGAACGGCGCGGACGGTCTTGGGGTCAAGCAGGCGCCACAGAACCGGGTGATCTTCTTCGGGATGAATCAGGGTGCTGACGATATCGAGGCCGACAATGTCGACGGCAAGAACCCCTTGGCCGATGTGCGTGTACGCAAGGCGATGTCGATGGCCATCAACCGCGATGCGATCCGTCAGGTCGTGATGCGCGGACAAAGCCAGCCTGCGGGCATGATCGCACCGCCCTTCGTGAACGGCTGGACCGAGGCGATGGACGCAGAATCCTCCACCGATGTGGAAGGCGCCAAGGCACTGCTGGCCGAAGCGGGCTATGCCGACGGGTTCTCCATCCGTCTGGATTGCCCCAACGACCGCTATGTCAACGACGAAGCGATCTGTCAGGCGGCCGTCGGCATGCTGGGCCAGATCGGCGTGACAGTGAACCTCGACGCCAAGCCGAAGGCGCAGCACTTCCCGCTGATCACCGATGGCCAGACCGATTTCTACATGCTGGGCTGGGGCGTTCCGACCTACGATTCCGAATACATCTTCAACTTCCTTGTCCACGGTCGTGAAAGCGACATCGGCACATGGAACGGTACCGGTTTCGACAATGACGATCTGGACGCGAAGATCAAATCGCTCGCGTCGAATACCGATCTGGAAGCGCGCAACGCGGATATCGCGGATATCTGGCGGGTGGTTCAGGACGAAGCGCTGTATATCCCGATCCACCACCAGGTGCTGAACTGGGGCATGTCGGACAAGGTCGGCATCGATGTCGATCCCGAAGACCAGCCTAAGGTGAAATACTTCACCATGAACTGA